The Cystobacter fuscus DSM 2262 sequence GTTGTGGGCCCAGATGACCAGGCGCGCGGGCGCCCCGCGGCGCCGGCCGAGGTACTCGGACAGGGCATCCGCGGTGTCCGCCATGTGGGTGTCGCGCAGGTTCCACGACTCATCCCGTCCGGCGAACATGACCCGGTAGTACGCCTCCGCGTCCCTCGCCAGCCGAGCGTTCTGTTCCGCGTGGAAGTGCGCGTCCTGCTCGCTCGCTCCCTCCTGAACCCGGCGCTCGCGCAGCTCCCTCAACTGCGCCAGCACCGCCTCCTCGCAGCTGTCCGCGTAGCCGTAGGTGGTGGCGTGCCCATAGGACTGGGCGTCCTCGCCGAAGCGGTCGAAGCACGCGTACCGGTCCCGGGCACGCGCCGCCGCCACGGGGTCGCGCGCTTCCAGGTAGCGCACCACCTCGCGCATGGAGGCGTGCAGGCTGTAGAGATCCAATCCGTAGACGCCCGCCCGCTCCCCCTCCGGCCGGGAGGCGTTGTGCGCGCGCAGCCATTCCACGAGCGCTCGTATCTCGGCGTTGCGCCACATCCACCGGGGAAAGCGCTGGAAGTCGTCCAGGGCCTCTTCCACCCGGGTGTCCCGTGTTTCGCCCCGGACGTATTGATTGAGCCTCAGTGCATCCGGCCAGTCAGCCTCCAGCGCCACCGCGCTGAAGCCCCGCTCGGCGATGAGCCGGCGGGTGAGCACGGCGCGCGCTTGGTAGAACTCATGCGTGCCATGCGTGGCCTCGCCCAGCAGCACGAAGCGCGCGTCCCTGATGCTCTCCAGTAGCGCGTCGAAGTCCGTTTCCTCCCCTTTCAGCTCCAAAGCGGCGGTGCGCACTCCATCAATCAATCCGGACGATTTCATACATTGTCAAAAGTATGGTCACACGCGCCCGTCCGCCCGGATTGGAAAACTAGACTGGCGGGACGGCGGGCGGAAAGACACGCCTCCCTTTCCGTGGATTTCGTCCAGGTAGAAAGGCAAGCAGGATGGCGAGGCAGCAGCTAGCACAGGGCGAGTAGGCCAATGACCCCGTGGTGTACAGGTTGGTCACGGCGCCGTGCGCCCACTCACGCTTACAGCTCTGTCCAAGAAAACGGAATTTACATTCCTGCATCTCCTTGAGATGGTGGGTGCCGCCAAGCCGGAGAAGCCATGAGTCAGACATCAAGACCGTGTGTGCACATCGTGCAGCTTCCCTTTCCCTCGTTGAGCGAGCCTCACGAGGCCGTGCGTGACTACTACCGGGATTACAGCGCCAGGTTCGCGAGCGAGCTGGCCGGGTATTTCATTCCCGAAGGAGCGCTCTGGGAGCTGCCGCTCTGGGTGGCCCACATCGCGGGAATGCTCAAGGAGATTGGCTATGAGATGAGCCTGGCCGACATGTCCACGGTACCGGCGGAGGCGGAGGCGTGTGCCCGGTTCCTGCTGGAGCAGACGCGGCCCGGAAGCGTCTTGATGATGTCGCCGTTGGCCCAGAACTTCGATCTGGCGCTGTCGGTGTCCCGGATGCTGATGGCGGAGGGCCGTCAGACGGTGCTCGGGGGGAACATGGCCACGCTGGCCGGGCCCAAGGATGCCTCGCACGTGCATCGCGGACAGGTCTCCGCGCGGGTGCTCGCGGAGATCCTCCAGAAGAAGCTGCCGGGACTCACGGAGGTGCCCGGCCTCAAGGGTGGTATTGGCCGGCTCGACTCCAAGCCCGACTACACGCTGCTGACCGGGTACAAGGGGCGGGTGCCCCTGCTGCGCCTCAACGCCAGCCATGGCTGCCTCTACGCGTGCAGCTTCTGTGGGGACGCCTGGTCGCGGCAGTTGCACGTGGTGGACCCGGCGGTGCTCGAGCACGAGGTCCAGCAGTTCGAGCGGCTCTTCCCCGAGGCGCGCCTCATCTACATCGGGGACAAGACCTTCGGTCAGTCCCAAGACGCCGTGAAGAACCTGCTGGCGGTCTTCGCGAACCGTCCCCACTACAAGTTCATCGTCCAGACGCACGTGCTGAACGTGAACGAGACGGTCATCGAGGCCATGCGCAGGCTGGGCGTGGTGGTGGTGGAGATGGGCTTCGAGACGGCCGACTCCGAGGTGCTCAAGGAGTCGAGCAAGCCGAACCTCGACGTGGACATCTACGCCAGGCGCATCCAGGCGCTCACCGCGGCGGGGATGAAGGTCGTGCTCAACGTGCTGGGAGGTCTGCCCCAGGAGCGGGCCGCCTCGCACGAGCTGACGATGCGCTTCCTCCAGGACTCGCGCAACGAGGCGTGGCTGTACAACCTCTACAACTTCGTGCCCTATCCCCTGACGCCGCTCTTCCCGGTGCTCCGCGAGCGCATCCATGACTGGAACTTCGCCCACTGGCGCGAGGACGGACCGCCGGTCTTCCAGCCCTATCACCAGACGGTGGAGCAGAGCTGGAATCAGTTCCTGGAGAAGGTCCACGTGGCCCACTCGCTGATCAGCCGCCCCGGCGTTTCCTCGTCCATGGAGGCCGTGTCATGAGCAATCCCTATCTCGAGCTGCTCGAGCAGGTCAGCCCCGCGACCTTCGCCCGGGATCCGAAGCCGGGCTGGGCGGGCCCGGGCACGCTCTTCGGCTGCCGGGCGGTGGACCTCTCCGAGGTGCCAGCGGGGTGTCAGTACGTCGCGGCGGGCATCCCTTTCGATGGGACGGCCAGCTCCCGGCCCGGCGCCTCGGAGGGCCCCCGTGCCATCCGCCAGGCGAGTCTCGTCTTCTCGTCGTACCTGGACAGCCTGGGTGAGCACGAGATGCTCGACACGCGGACCGGCTCCGTCTTCCGCTACGCCAAGGCCAACGTGGTGGACGCGGGGGATCTGCACGTGTACCCCACCGACACCCGGCGCAACTTCCAGGCCGTGGCCACCGAGGTCGAGCTCCTGGCCCGCTCCGGCGCCACGCCCGTGTTGCTCGGGGGGGATCACTCGATTGGCTTCGCCACCTTCGTCGGCGTGCAGCGCGCCCTGAGCGCCCGGCAGCCGCAGTCTCGGCTGGGGCTCATCCAGATCGATCACCACTTCGACTTCGGCGCGAACAGCACCATCCACGGGCCGCTCTATCACGGCTCCAACGCTCGGCGGATCAGTGAGCTGCCCTCCATGCAGCCGGACCGCATGGCCTTCGTGGGCGTCGGGAGCATCACCCGCAAGGGACAGTTCGATGGGTTGTTGAAGGCTGGCAGCCACATCGTCCCCGCCCGGGAGATGCGCGCCCGCGGGGTGGCCGCCGCGCTCGAGCCGGTGGTCGCCGCCTTTCGCCGCAACTGCACCGCGGTTCACCTCTCCATCGACATCGACGTCCTCGACTGCTCCGTCGCCCCCGGTACTGGCAATGTCACTATCGGCGGACTCTCCGGTGGCGAGCTGATGGATGCCGTGGAGGTCATCCGGCAGCTCCCGCTGGCGGGCATCGAGATCGTGGAGGTGTCGCCCCGCTACGATCCCACCGGGCGCACGCCGCAGATCGCCGCCCAGCTTCTCTTCGAACTCCTCTTCCGCGAATATCGCAAGCCGGAGGCCTCGGCGATCCCATGACATGGAGTTCCAACGAGGCGCGGGTGGCGCTCGCCGAGCGGCTCCGGCACGACCACCCCGAATGGGAGGCCGACGAGCCCGTGCTCGTGGGGGGCGGGCTGGAGTTCTTCGTGTTCCGCGTCCAGTCGGCGCGGCAGGGCCCTCTGGCCATCAAGGTGCCGCGCGCGCCGGTCTTCATCAACGACAACGATCCGCGCGTCGTCGCGCGCGATCTGCTGGAACAGGAGTCCGCCCTCATTTCCCGCGCCGCGCGGGGCGGGATACCGGTGCCGCGGCTGGTGGCGCTGGAGCTGGGACGCGAGCCCCTCGACTACATCGTCCTCGAGTACGTCGAGCACGACGGCGGTGAGCCCACGCCCCTGGCGCTGGGCGAGCTGGTGCGCCGCCTGCACTCGCTCCCGGAGATGCCTTCCCGGCCCCTGGTGGCGCAGCAAGGGCGTCCACTGGCCGAGCTGCTGGCGGAGCGTATCCACCGGCGCGCGCGCGTGGTGGAGCGGCTCGCGGGCGTCCGTCTGGCGTTGCCCGGGCCCGAGTGGCTGGCCGACGCGCTGCACGGCTCCGAGCGACCGCGCGCGGTGCTGCACATGGACGTGCGTCCCGCGAATGTGCTGGCCCGTGGCGGCCAGGTGCTCGCGTTGCTGGACTGGTCCAATGCACTGGTGGGAGATCCCGCGCTGGAGCTGGCGCGGATCGCCGAATACGGACTCGCCGGACCGGAGTTCCTCGCCGCGTACCACGGCCTTGCTCCCGTCCCACCCCCACCGGCCCGGCTGGAGTGGCTCTACCGGATCGACACGGCGGTGATGTTGGCGGTCGTCTTCCTCTCCGAGCAGCCAGATGCCGAGAAGGCGCGGCCCCAGGTGGCCCGGGTGGTGGAGTTGTGTGGACGGCTGGAGGGCATGCGATGACAGACATCCGTCCCGCCGTGGTGCTCTTGGTGCGTCATGCGGACGTGTACAACCCGCGGCGGGTTTTCTATGGGCGGCTGCCTGGTTTCCGCCTGAGCGACCTGGGTTGGAAACAAGCGGACTTCCTCGCGGAACATCTGGCCTCCGAGCCCATCCGCGCCTTCTACACCAGCCCCATGCTCCGGGCGCGGCAGACCGCGGCCGTGCTCGCGCGAAGGCACCGGGGGGTGGCGATCCACCGGATCATGGGCCTGCAGGAGGTCCGCACGAGCTGGATGGGCGTGCCCGATCACGAGCTTCCCCTCTTCGTGAACCTGTACGAGCCGCCCCGCGATCCGGGTGATGAGACCATTGCCCAGTTGGCCGAGCGCGTGTCCCAGACCCTGCTGCGCATCGCGCGCAAGCACCCCGGTCAGGTCGTCTGCTGCGTCAGCCATGGAGATCCCATCTCCAGCGCGTGCTCGTTGTTCCGGGGGCTGGCTCCGGAACTGGTGAGCATCCGCGGCCAATACAGCGCGCAGCAGTGCTCG is a genomic window containing:
- a CDS encoding erythromycin esterase family protein, with the translated sequence MKSSGLIDGVRTAALELKGEETDFDALLESIRDARFVLLGEATHGTHEFYQARAVLTRRLIAERGFSAVALEADWPDALRLNQYVRGETRDTRVEEALDDFQRFPRWMWRNAEIRALVEWLRAHNASRPEGERAGVYGLDLYSLHASMREVVRYLEARDPVAAARARDRYACFDRFGEDAQSYGHATTYGYADSCEEAVLAQLRELRERRVQEGASEQDAHFHAEQNARLARDAEAYYRVMFAGRDESWNLRDTHMADTADALSEYLGRRRGAPARLVIWAHNSHLGDARATQMGDQGELNLGQLLRERHGRETFNVGFTTYTGTVLAAREWDTPGRRRRVRPALPGSYEALFHEVGLPAFLLRMEDLGEAGSALRERRLERAIGVIYAPHSERHSHYFFADLPAQFDAVLHYDTTSAVQPLDRDAGHEEEDAADTWPTGM
- a CDS encoding arginase family protein, whose amino-acid sequence is MSNPYLELLEQVSPATFARDPKPGWAGPGTLFGCRAVDLSEVPAGCQYVAAGIPFDGTASSRPGASEGPRAIRQASLVFSSYLDSLGEHEMLDTRTGSVFRYAKANVVDAGDLHVYPTDTRRNFQAVATEVELLARSGATPVLLGGDHSIGFATFVGVQRALSARQPQSRLGLIQIDHHFDFGANSTIHGPLYHGSNARRISELPSMQPDRMAFVGVGSITRKGQFDGLLKAGSHIVPAREMRARGVAAALEPVVAAFRRNCTAVHLSIDIDVLDCSVAPGTGNVTIGGLSGGELMDAVEVIRQLPLAGIEIVEVSPRYDPTGRTPQIAAQLLFELLFREYRKPEASAIP
- a CDS encoding phosphotransferase family protein, producing the protein MTWSSNEARVALAERLRHDHPEWEADEPVLVGGGLEFFVFRVQSARQGPLAIKVPRAPVFINDNDPRVVARDLLEQESALISRAARGGIPVPRLVALELGREPLDYIVLEYVEHDGGEPTPLALGELVRRLHSLPEMPSRPLVAQQGRPLAELLAERIHRRARVVERLAGVRLALPGPEWLADALHGSERPRAVLHMDVRPANVLARGGQVLALLDWSNALVGDPALELARIAEYGLAGPEFLAAYHGLAPVPPPPARLEWLYRIDTAVMLAVVFLSEQPDAEKARPQVARVVELCGRLEGMR
- a CDS encoding histidine phosphatase family protein, which gives rise to MTDIRPAVVLLVRHADVYNPRRVFYGRLPGFRLSDLGWKQADFLAEHLASEPIRAFYTSPMLRARQTAAVLARRHRGVAIHRIMGLQEVRTSWMGVPDHELPLFVNLYEPPRDPGDETIAQLAERVSQTLLRIARKHPGQVVCCVSHGDPISSACSLFRGLAPELVSIRGQYSAQQCSVTRLTFTPPSEQPVLEYRDVIAELAPELKARR
- a CDS encoding B12-binding domain-containing radical SAM protein, which encodes MSQTSRPCVHIVQLPFPSLSEPHEAVRDYYRDYSARFASELAGYFIPEGALWELPLWVAHIAGMLKEIGYEMSLADMSTVPAEAEACARFLLEQTRPGSVLMMSPLAQNFDLALSVSRMLMAEGRQTVLGGNMATLAGPKDASHVHRGQVSARVLAEILQKKLPGLTEVPGLKGGIGRLDSKPDYTLLTGYKGRVPLLRLNASHGCLYACSFCGDAWSRQLHVVDPAVLEHEVQQFERLFPEARLIYIGDKTFGQSQDAVKNLLAVFANRPHYKFIVQTHVLNVNETVIEAMRRLGVVVVEMGFETADSEVLKESSKPNLDVDIYARRIQALTAAGMKVVLNVLGGLPQERAASHELTMRFLQDSRNEAWLYNLYNFVPYPLTPLFPVLRERIHDWNFAHWREDGPPVFQPYHQTVEQSWNQFLEKVHVAHSLISRPGVSSSMEAVS